Proteins from one Bifidobacterium sp. ESL0732 genomic window:
- a CDS encoding LytTR family DNA-binding domain-containing protein: MSIMFRVNPDLPDDQLNVIVEATKPTDEAVQLMQAIKKMSRSNNSTIVINTEESLELIPITSIIAVEVHDEMLLLRLMTSKGVTQNPSPPIRTISTRDTLAHLLRRLPNKFVRISRQSAININHLRSLKLSYSGNMTASLDAGIEETVGRRYVADLRKIIGA; the protein is encoded by the coding sequence ATGAGCATCATGTTCCGCGTGAATCCCGACCTGCCAGACGACCAACTGAACGTAATCGTCGAAGCAACGAAGCCCACCGATGAAGCGGTGCAGCTCATGCAAGCCATCAAAAAAATGAGCCGGTCGAACAATTCCACGATCGTAATCAACACCGAAGAAAGCCTGGAGCTCATACCTATAACCTCAATCATCGCAGTCGAAGTCCACGACGAGATGCTCTTATTGCGCCTTATGACCAGCAAGGGGGTGACGCAAAACCCATCACCGCCAATCCGGACCATCTCTACGCGCGACACCTTAGCTCATTTACTGAGGCGCCTGCCCAATAAATTCGTCAGGATATCCCGCCAAAGTGCCATCAACATCAATCATCTGCGGTCATTGAAATTGAGCTATTCCGGCAATATGACGGCAAGCCTTGACGCGGGAATAGAAGAGACCGTGGGGCGACGCTATGTCGCTGATTTGCGAAAGATAATAGGGGCATGA
- a CDS encoding holo-ACP synthase, with protein MLGVGHDVVDVAAFAEQLDEPGSRGRRLFSVRELRQAAARAKIKHDDEATHLAAKWAGKEAVLKAWCEALGDRSNPYTLDDFPWSQIEILDDSRSRPHVVLTQAVQTKLLDSLAIMDSGVVSSNMTVSPRWHVSLSHDGPLAAAVVLLTGEYYRN; from the coding sequence CTGCTGGGGGTGGGGCACGATGTCGTCGACGTTGCGGCGTTCGCCGAGCAACTTGACGAGCCCGGCTCGCGTGGCAGACGGCTTTTTTCTGTGCGCGAGCTACGGCAGGCAGCTGCACGCGCCAAAATCAAGCACGACGATGAGGCGACGCATTTGGCCGCTAAATGGGCAGGCAAGGAAGCCGTGCTCAAGGCGTGGTGCGAGGCGCTGGGCGATCGGTCGAATCCTTACACGCTTGACGATTTTCCGTGGTCTCAGATCGAGATCCTCGACGATTCGCGCTCGCGGCCACATGTTGTGCTGACGCAAGCGGTGCAGACGAAGCTGTTGGATTCGCTGGCAATAATGGACTCTGGTGTGGTTTCTTCCAATATGACGGTTTCGCCGCGTTGGCACGTCTCGCTGAGCCATGACGGACCGTTGGCGGCTGCCGTCGTCCTGTTGACTGGTGAATATTACCGAAACTGA